In one window of Deltaproteobacteria bacterium DNA:
- a CDS encoding DegQ family serine endoprotease, protein MRKTTIVGTVSAVLALGGFALGRFTQPDPVQAQTAENSAPAVATQSGRPLPSFATLAAQASPSVVYIRVTAVEKTQEEGQGFPNPFGPGGPPFFGRPPFPGPPQGRGRRQGSGSGFIIRKDGIIITNNHVVENAKEITVTLTDKSEYKAKTLGRDPKTDLAVLKIEPKANLPVASLGDSDALQVGDWVMAIGNPFGLSNTVTAGIVSAKGRSIGSSPYDDFIQTDASINPGNSGGPLFNEQGQVVGINSAIFSQSGGNIGIGFAIPINLAKKLVPELEERGSVTRGWLGVSIQKVTPELATSLGLSESRGALVAEVTGGSPAAKSGLERGDVIVGFNGKKVDESSTLPKLVAETAVGKTVPVEVMRNGKAKTLEVTVARLAEETAAAESSSEAAQKSKWGLALRELRPGEREELKLKEGEGVMVTNVLPDSPAAEASVQPGDVIVEVNKVPVGSVTALKKEAEKVIGDKPLLLLLRRENSNRYASLASK, encoded by the coding sequence ATGAGAAAAACAACGATTGTCGGCACGGTATCCGCGGTCCTCGCGCTGGGTGGGTTCGCTCTAGGGCGATTTACACAGCCTGATCCTGTCCAGGCCCAAACAGCCGAAAACAGTGCTCCAGCAGTCGCCACCCAATCAGGACGCCCTTTGCCTTCATTTGCAACGCTGGCTGCTCAAGCATCTCCATCAGTCGTCTATATCAGGGTCACAGCCGTCGAAAAAACCCAGGAAGAAGGACAAGGATTTCCCAATCCATTTGGACCAGGTGGTCCGCCGTTCTTCGGTCGCCCGCCGTTTCCCGGCCCTCCCCAGGGGCGAGGGCGTCGTCAGGGTTCAGGATCAGGGTTTATCATTCGTAAGGATGGCATCATCATCACCAATAACCACGTTGTCGAAAATGCCAAAGAAATCACCGTTACGCTGACCGACAAAAGTGAATACAAGGCAAAAACTCTCGGGCGCGACCCCAAAACCGATCTCGCCGTGCTAAAGATTGAGCCGAAAGCCAACCTCCCCGTTGCCTCCTTGGGAGACTCCGATGCCTTGCAGGTCGGAGATTGGGTCATGGCGATTGGGAATCCCTTTGGCCTGAGCAATACGGTGACAGCAGGTATCGTCAGCGCGAAGGGGCGATCGATTGGCAGCAGCCCGTATGACGATTTCATTCAGACGGATGCCTCGATCAATCCTGGGAATTCTGGTGGCCCGTTGTTTAACGAGCAGGGTCAAGTGGTCGGTATCAATAGTGCTATCTTCAGCCAGAGTGGTGGCAACATTGGTATCGGGTTTGCCATTCCTATCAACCTCGCCAAGAAACTCGTTCCCGAGCTAGAGGAACGTGGCAGCGTCACCCGAGGCTGGCTCGGCGTATCGATTCAAAAAGTCACCCCGGAACTGGCGACTTCCCTCGGTCTTTCCGAATCACGCGGAGCGCTGGTTGCCGAAGTTACCGGCGGAAGCCCTGCAGCGAAAAGTGGACTCGAACGGGGAGATGTGATCGTTGGCTTCAATGGCAAAAAAGTTGATGAGTCTTCAACTTTACCAAAACTCGTTGCCGAGACTGCCGTCGGGAAAACCGTGCCGGTTGAGGTCATGCGCAATGGCAAAGCGAAAACACTCGAAGTGACAGTGGCTCGCTTGGCCGAAGAAACCGCAGCAGCAGAAAGTTCCTCAGAAGCCGCACAGAAAAGCAAATGGGGACTCGCGCTACGCGAGTTGCGGCCTGGGGAGCGAGAAGAATTGAAGCTCAAAGAAGGGGAAGGGGTTATGGTGACAAACGTCCTGCCTGACAGCCCCGCAGCCGAAGCTTCGGTACAACCTGGTGACGTTATCGTCGAAGTC
- a CDS encoding HAMP domain-containing protein produces MKRLWPRTIRARLTLWYTAIFSSMFMLLGIAAIILLDRGLRENVDASLLSVARSIAESARNSVRPGSGFDDLIESLLPPGFTDRYFRLLDPFGRPDPRLVPRGRLQLPLSPEALYNAEQGRETYQTLTAPGVTTASLRMLTLPVIERGRIIHLVQVAMPLESAEAVRSHFIFVLLGLTPLALGGAAGGGWFLARRALTPVDTMVEAARKIEAEDLSLRLITTDSHDELDRLAAVLNDMFVRLERSFTAVRYFSADAAHELRTPLTILKGEMEVALQASRSEDEYRQILTSCLEEVDRLSALVQDLLFLARSDSGNVTVTAIPVNLSSVFVEVTQPLRALAETADLTLTAPSPPPLWVNGNTSMLFRLIFNLGENAIKYTPAKGIVELQLTQDGTAALLQIRDNGPGIPAEDQVRIFDRFYRGDPARSRGGTGLGLALVRSMVTLHKGQIAVESEVGRGTCFRVSLPLIPAPETRTL; encoded by the coding sequence ATGAAACGCTTGTGGCCACGTACTATCAGAGCCCGTTTGACATTGTGGTACACCGCCATTTTCTCTAGCATGTTCATGTTATTAGGGATCGCCGCGATCATCTTACTGGATCGGGGATTGCGAGAAAATGTCGATGCATCGTTGCTCTCGGTCGCACGATCAATCGCTGAGTCCGCTCGCAATAGTGTACGACCTGGTTCTGGGTTTGATGACCTTATCGAGTCACTGCTCCCACCAGGATTCACAGATCGTTACTTCCGTTTGCTTGACCCGTTTGGACGTCCCGACCCACGTCTTGTCCCACGTGGTCGTCTGCAACTTCCGCTCAGCCCGGAAGCACTCTACAACGCCGAGCAAGGACGAGAAACCTATCAAACCCTGACAGCACCAGGGGTGACGACCGCGTCGTTGCGGATGCTGACGCTTCCGGTCATTGAGCGTGGACGGATCATTCATCTTGTTCAAGTCGCCATGCCACTGGAAAGTGCCGAAGCCGTACGTTCTCATTTCATCTTTGTTCTCTTGGGCCTGACTCCACTTGCGCTCGGCGGTGCCGCGGGTGGAGGATGGTTTCTCGCACGACGCGCACTCACACCAGTAGATACGATGGTCGAAGCAGCACGAAAGATTGAAGCCGAAGATCTTTCCCTCCGCCTCATCACGACAGACAGCCATGATGAACTAGATCGCCTTGCTGCCGTCCTGAACGATATGTTCGTACGCCTAGAGCGTTCCTTTACGGCCGTACGGTATTTCAGTGCCGACGCGGCACATGAATTACGGACACCACTCACCATTCTCAAAGGCGAAATGGAAGTCGCGCTGCAAGCGTCTCGCTCCGAAGACGAGTACCGCCAAATCCTCACAAGTTGTCTCGAAGAAGTGGACCGCCTCAGTGCGTTGGTCCAAGACCTATTGTTCCTGGCGCGCTCTGACAGTGGCAATGTCACGGTCACTGCTATTCCCGTCAATTTGTCTTCTGTTTTCGTTGAAGTCACGCAACCGCTTCGTGCGCTCGCCGAAACTGCAGACCTCACACTTACGGCTCCATCTCCGCCACCGCTGTGGGTCAATGGCAACACCTCAATGTTGTTTCGCTTGATCTTCAACCTGGGTGAAAACGCCATCAAATATACACCTGCAAAGGGAATCGTAGAACTACAGCTAACGCAGGACGGAACTGCAGCGTTACTACAAATTCGCGACAATGGTCCTGGCATTCCCGCCGAAGATCAGGTGCGCATCTTTGATCGTTTCTACCGCGGCGATCCAGCGCGGAGTCGAGGAGGGACAGGACTAGGATTAGCACTTGTGCGCTCAATGGTTACGCTACACAAAGGGCAAATTGCAGTTGAAAGCGAAGTAGGCAGAGGAACCTGTTTTCGCGTGAGCTTGCCGCTCATTCCGGCCCCAGAAACTCGAACACTCTAG
- a CDS encoding response regulator transcription factor — translation MRVLVVEDEKKVASFIQRGLEAEHYSVDVEHDGETGFRRICEGHYDVVILDVNLPKRDGLTVLRDIRSRRVNVPVLLLTARDTIADKVTGLDQGADDYLTKPFAFEELLARMRVLLRRGTPTAVPQLSVADLQLDLVTHQVTRAGKRLDLTAKEFALLEFFLRRPGRVLSRTLIAQHVWGVDFDTFTNVIDVYVNYLRKKIDADFEPKLLHTVRGAGYVLKAPDSV, via the coding sequence ATGCGTGTCCTGGTTGTCGAAGATGAGAAAAAAGTTGCCAGCTTCATCCAGCGCGGACTGGAAGCCGAACACTACAGCGTCGATGTCGAGCACGATGGTGAAACTGGCTTTCGGCGGATCTGTGAAGGGCATTATGACGTCGTCATTCTTGATGTGAATTTGCCGAAGCGTGACGGACTGACCGTCCTCCGTGATATACGTAGCCGCCGGGTCAATGTTCCAGTCCTCTTACTCACCGCCCGTGATACGATTGCTGATAAAGTAACCGGCCTCGACCAAGGAGCAGACGACTACCTCACGAAGCCGTTCGCGTTCGAGGAGTTACTTGCCCGCATGCGTGTGCTCCTTCGACGCGGAACTCCCACTGCCGTGCCCCAACTCTCAGTTGCAGACCTTCAACTCGATCTTGTCACGCACCAGGTAACCCGTGCCGGTAAACGACTTGACTTGACAGCCAAAGAGTTCGCTTTGCTTGAATTCTTCCTTCGTCGTCCAGGTAGGGTGCTCAGTCGTACACTTATTGCCCAACATGTTTGGGGCGTTGATTTCGACACATTTACCAATGTTATCGATGTCTATGTCAATTATCTGCGCAAGAAAATTGATGCCGACTTCGAGCCCAAATTACTCCACACCGTTCGTGGTGCGGGATACGTACTCAAAGCACCTGACTCAGTATGA
- a CDS encoding DUF1329 domain-containing protein — MRLTNWGLVALTTASLAMFTNPALAELQPGSKLNKANCQEAKDLLPEHVTEKFCAGQYEAEIIEVKDADFQYSAKFKAGSESNAGKYYVTENGYMYETATKSWPHFWYGFPFPGISDKDKDDPQIANKIMYNHQVARFQVDDVYWFLAIKWARPTGFDRSVEFGAYARWNIGRHSGVPSDNPDDCYLKDLLFGVAPYDVVGVSNMTWWHTDPDKWQSVWAFVPTIRRVRRLTASNSSEGMFGSTLARDDAYGWGGKIQYMNWKLVGSKDILVPIAPTGIEKAMVAGEPAPKKLAADPNIIKAKGQVPAGQVARITWSDEEKLVPGYAKAGWTGTAFAPSNLKLAKRRCWVVEATPKDPYYAYGRRVVYIDTTAYWAYWATLYDRAGEYWKTILWEDKMAYTPGRDMTTRHPFFGSAEDVRQNLATFFDVQAKGYYTEYNLGFPDTTFTTTNLSAMGK; from the coding sequence ATGCGCCTGACTAATTGGGGGTTGGTAGCACTTACTACCGCAAGTTTAGCTATGTTTACGAATCCAGCGCTTGCCGAACTCCAGCCTGGGTCCAAGTTGAACAAAGCCAATTGCCAAGAAGCGAAAGACTTGCTTCCTGAGCACGTTACGGAAAAATTCTGCGCCGGGCAGTATGAAGCAGAGATCATCGAAGTCAAAGACGCAGATTTTCAATACAGCGCAAAATTTAAGGCTGGGTCAGAATCCAATGCTGGTAAGTATTATGTGACAGAGAATGGATACATGTATGAGACCGCGACAAAGTCGTGGCCCCATTTTTGGTACGGTTTTCCTTTCCCTGGGATTTCCGACAAAGACAAGGATGATCCCCAAATCGCTAACAAGATCATGTATAACCACCAAGTGGCACGGTTCCAGGTCGATGACGTGTACTGGTTCCTCGCTATTAAGTGGGCACGTCCGACTGGATTCGACCGCTCGGTAGAATTTGGTGCGTATGCCCGGTGGAACATTGGTCGTCACTCTGGCGTCCCCTCCGACAATCCGGACGATTGTTATCTGAAAGACTTGCTCTTTGGTGTCGCCCCGTACGACGTGGTCGGTGTGTCGAACATGACCTGGTGGCATACAGACCCAGACAAGTGGCAATCCGTGTGGGCATTCGTCCCCACGATTCGTCGCGTGCGTCGTTTGACGGCATCAAACTCCTCAGAAGGTATGTTTGGTTCAACCCTGGCCCGTGATGACGCGTACGGCTGGGGCGGTAAGATCCAATACATGAACTGGAAGCTGGTTGGCAGTAAGGACATTTTAGTGCCAATTGCACCAACCGGAATTGAAAAGGCTATGGTCGCTGGCGAACCGGCACCAAAGAAGCTGGCCGCTGACCCCAATATCATTAAGGCGAAGGGGCAGGTCCCTGCTGGCCAAGTCGCACGTATCACCTGGTCAGATGAGGAGAAGCTCGTCCCTGGTTACGCAAAAGCAGGGTGGACCGGCACTGCGTTTGCACCGTCGAACTTGAAGCTTGCCAAACGTCGTTGCTGGGTTGTCGAAGCAACGCCAAAAGATCCTTACTACGCTTATGGTCGTCGCGTCGTCTACATCGATACCACCGCGTATTGGGCATACTGGGCAACCTTGTACGATCGTGCAGGCGAATACTGGAAGACGATCTTGTGGGAAGACAAGATGGCCTACACCCCTGGTCGCGACATGACCACCCGTCATCCGTTCTTTGGCTCAGCTGAAGACGTTCGTCAGAACCTGGCGACATTCTTCGATGTCCAAGCGAAAGGGTACTACACTGAGTACAACCTCGGCTTCCCGGATACCACTTTCACCACGACCAACCTGTCTGCAATGGGTAAATAA
- a CDS encoding DUF1232 domain-containing protein, translating to MEMPPTNLSPWQIIRLLRHFPNFIKLYWRLFKDRRVPLRAKAILVAAAFYVVSPLDFIPELLNPLFGVADDLGVILVAARWFISLCPPDVVEEQVKEISETMKN from the coding sequence ATGGAAATGCCCCCAACGAACCTCTCTCCTTGGCAAATTATACGCCTTCTCCGTCACTTTCCTAACTTTATTAAACTGTATTGGCGTTTATTCAAGGACCGACGTGTCCCATTGCGCGCAAAAGCAATACTGGTCGCGGCTGCTTTCTATGTTGTTTCACCGCTTGATTTTATCCCGGAGTTGTTGAATCCGTTATTTGGCGTTGCTGACGACCTTGGCGTGATTCTCGTCGCTGCTCGCTGGTTTATTTCCCTTTGTCCACCAGACGTGGTAGAGGAGCAGGTCAAAGAAATCAGTGAAACAATGAAAAATTAA
- a CDS encoding gamma-glutamyltransferase family protein, whose translation MAYRPTLMGTRGMIATEHYLSAEAGMRMLHAGGNAFDAAVAATLAEGVLNPHMHTFGGELSALVYHARDKQVFSINGDTVAPKAANIDWFRRREINLIPFNGVLAAGPCAAPDALLSVLGRFGTLSFTEVVQPALELAEGGFPLHKALRGPAPAYMLSDFSVAGNAEKFRTEWPSSAKVYLPGGRLPDVGEVLKNPDLGRTFRRLIDAENTGKSQGREHGLAAARETFYKGEIAHLIATHAQAQGGFLTADDFANFHCKIESPVVLNYRGYDVYKCGPWSQGPVFLQQLAILEGYDLKGLGHNSADYIHTIAETIKLAFADREQYYGDPDFIDVPLAGLLSKEYAANRRTLIDPRRASRDQRPGNPRTGAALLQGEAIFAARNWGPGTVYVTVVDKERNMASFTPSGAWIPSSPVVDGIGFPLGTRVQTFYLDPKHPNALVPGKRPRTTLTPTLVLKNGAPCMVFGTPGGDQQDQWTLQFFLNVVEFGMAVQDAIEAPRFSSAHFPSSFYPHNAAPGLLRIEERVPAEVRRELEARGHKLDVKEEWSEGDVLGICVDLERGVLHGGADPRGEQSKRMPSYAMGW comes from the coding sequence ATGGCCTATCGCCCAACACTGATGGGAACGCGGGGAATGATCGCGACAGAGCATTATTTGTCGGCTGAAGCCGGCATGCGTATGCTGCATGCTGGAGGCAATGCCTTTGATGCGGCAGTGGCAGCAACGCTCGCTGAAGGCGTGCTCAATCCGCATATGCATACCTTTGGCGGAGAGCTTTCTGCGTTGGTCTATCATGCGCGAGATAAGCAGGTGTTCTCGATCAATGGCGATACCGTTGCTCCCAAAGCCGCCAATATCGATTGGTTCCGCCGCCGCGAAATCAACCTGATCCCGTTTAATGGCGTGTTGGCCGCGGGACCGTGCGCCGCTCCTGATGCACTTCTGAGTGTCCTTGGACGGTTTGGCACTCTGAGTTTTACCGAGGTCGTACAACCAGCATTGGAATTAGCCGAAGGTGGCTTTCCACTTCACAAAGCGTTACGTGGACCTGCGCCTGCCTATATGCTGAGTGATTTCTCGGTTGCTGGGAACGCGGAAAAATTCCGTACCGAATGGCCATCATCTGCCAAAGTGTATTTGCCCGGGGGCCGACTCCCTGATGTCGGTGAGGTGTTGAAGAATCCTGATCTTGGACGGACGTTCCGACGCTTGATCGATGCAGAGAACACCGGCAAAAGTCAGGGACGTGAACATGGCCTCGCGGCTGCGCGTGAGACGTTCTACAAAGGTGAGATTGCCCACCTCATTGCTACCCATGCCCAAGCCCAAGGTGGGTTTCTGACGGCAGACGATTTTGCCAATTTTCATTGCAAGATTGAATCACCAGTAGTGCTTAACTATCGTGGCTATGATGTCTACAAATGTGGTCCTTGGAGCCAAGGTCCGGTCTTTTTGCAACAACTGGCGATTCTCGAAGGCTATGACCTGAAAGGGCTTGGCCATAACAGCGCCGATTACATTCATACGATCGCTGAGACGATAAAACTCGCCTTCGCCGATCGCGAGCAGTACTACGGCGACCCGGATTTTATTGATGTGCCACTGGCAGGGCTCTTGTCGAAAGAATACGCTGCCAATCGCCGGACGCTGATTGATCCACGGCGGGCGTCGCGAGATCAACGCCCAGGGAACCCACGTACAGGTGCAGCTCTGTTACAAGGAGAAGCAATCTTTGCTGCCCGCAATTGGGGACCAGGCACGGTGTATGTCACTGTGGTTGATAAAGAACGCAATATGGCATCGTTCACACCGAGTGGCGCGTGGATTCCCTCCTCACCGGTTGTTGATGGGATTGGCTTTCCTTTAGGGACGCGGGTGCAAACTTTTTATCTTGATCCCAAACATCCCAATGCGTTGGTGCCAGGAAAACGCCCGCGCACGACACTCACCCCGACACTGGTATTGAAGAACGGCGCACCGTGCATGGTGTTCGGTACTCCTGGTGGTGATCAGCAGGATCAATGGACGTTGCAGTTCTTCCTCAACGTGGTGGAATTTGGCATGGCTGTCCAGGATGCGATCGAAGCCCCACGTTTCTCCTCTGCACATTTTCCGTCGAGCTTTTATCCCCACAATGCCGCGCCAGGGCTTCTGCGCATCGAAGAGCGTGTTCCAGCAGAAGTGCGCCGCGAACTCGAAGCACGCGGACACAAACTCGATGTGAAAGAAGAGTGGAGCGAAGGCGATGTGCTAGGAATCTGTGTCGACCTCGAACGTGGTGTGCTGCATGGCGGTGCCGACCCGCGCGGCGAGCAGAGTAAACGTATGCCGTCGTATGCGATGGGGTGGTAG
- a CDS encoding thiolase family protein: MHKYAIAGLGVTPQGVIPGTSAEKLAWDAVELALSDSGLKRSQVNGYIYQPGFGERTSGMAASRASLGTNSTLQVDSSGATGIFTLIAAIGMIEAGTAEYVVCIHATNARSQSVTVGAGEKNQYAVFGLFSPGAQAAMMAQGYFHKYNRSSADLAEVAVALRSNAVPRSDAYMFNRPITVDDHQNSPFIVRPLHLLDYCLVTDGAIAFIVTTAERARDLKTKPVGILGLGTTHEVGQGYTRGSNTILGPVELEVEPARSRAFGTAGLCIEDIDVFEFYDAFTIMLALQVEAYGLCGRGEAGDWVRAGNVRWNSKRPCNTSGTLHSWAYVQGFTHLAEGIRQLRGEGGATQVPRARTAFVTNVGITGAGLAQSAVILGTE; this comes from the coding sequence ATGCATAAATATGCGATTGCCGGTTTGGGAGTGACTCCACAAGGTGTGATTCCAGGAACCAGCGCGGAAAAACTCGCTTGGGATGCTGTTGAACTTGCCTTGAGTGATTCCGGCCTCAAGCGGAGTCAGGTCAACGGCTACATCTACCAGCCAGGGTTTGGTGAGCGCACATCGGGCATGGCTGCCAGTCGGGCGAGCTTAGGAACGAACTCGACGCTGCAAGTTGATTCTAGCGGGGCGACGGGAATTTTTACCCTTATCGCAGCTATCGGCATGATCGAGGCAGGCACGGCAGAATACGTCGTCTGCATTCACGCCACCAACGCACGGTCGCAATCGGTCACAGTTGGGGCAGGGGAAAAGAACCAATACGCTGTCTTCGGCCTCTTCTCGCCAGGGGCGCAGGCGGCGATGATGGCGCAGGGATATTTTCATAAATACAATCGATCCTCAGCGGATTTGGCAGAAGTCGCGGTAGCGCTCCGGTCCAATGCCGTCCCGCGTAGCGATGCCTACATGTTCAATCGTCCGATCACTGTTGACGATCATCAGAACTCGCCGTTTATTGTTCGGCCATTGCATCTGCTGGATTACTGTCTAGTCACTGATGGTGCTATTGCCTTCATTGTCACGACTGCAGAGCGAGCCCGCGATCTCAAGACTAAGCCGGTTGGTATCTTGGGGCTCGGTACAACGCATGAAGTCGGCCAGGGATATACGCGCGGCTCGAACACGATTCTGGGGCCAGTGGAACTCGAAGTCGAACCAGCCCGCAGTCGGGCGTTCGGTACTGCTGGACTCTGTATCGAAGACATCGATGTTTTTGAATTCTACGATGCGTTCACCATTATGCTGGCGTTGCAGGTCGAAGCATATGGTCTGTGTGGACGTGGAGAGGCGGGCGATTGGGTGCGAGCTGGCAACGTGCGATGGAACTCCAAGCGGCCGTGTAACACGTCAGGCACGCTTCATTCGTGGGCTTATGTCCAGGGCTTTACGCACTTGGCCGAAGGAATCCGTCAACTTCGTGGTGAAGGTGGGGCGACACAGGTGCCAAGGGCACGGACAGCGTTCGTGACGAATGTCGGGATTACCGGTGCAGGCTTGGCCCAGTCGGCAGTGATCTTGGGGACAGAGTAA